ACGGCGGGACACGGGGGCGGGCGCGGTCTCCGCAGCCGGGTGGCGGCGCTGGATCGGGCACGTCGGCCGGCACCCGGTGCTGTACGCGGTCGGCGCGGCGGCGCTTCTGCTGACGGCGACGCTGCCCGTGCTCGGCCTGCGCGTCGGCCTGCCCGACGACGGCTCGCTGCCGCAGAGCCGTACCGAGCGCCGTGCCTACGACCTCGTCGCCGAGGGGTTCGGCCCGGGCACCAACGGTCCCCTCGTCATCGCCGCGGACCCCGCCGGTGATCCGGGAGTGCTGAACCGTCTCGTCGCGACGGTCGCGGCGGATCCGGGGATCGCGTCCGTCGCGCCGGCGCGCATCGACCGGACCACCGGCGTCGCGACCCTCGTGGTGTTCCCGACCACCAGCCCTCAGGACAAGGCCACGACCGACACCATCTCCCGGCTGCGCACCGAGGTGCTACCCGCGGCGATCGGGCACGGCCCGGCCAGGGCGCACGTCGGCGGCGCCGCCGCGAGCCTGTCCGACGTGGGCCGACGCACCAGCGACCGCCTGCCGCTGTTCGTCGCCGCCGTGCTGGCGCTCTCGTTCCTGCTGCTGATGCTGGTCTTCCGCTCGGTCGTCGTACCGCTCAAGGCCGTGCTGCTGAACCTGCTGAGCATCGGCGCGGCCTACGGCGTCATGGTCGCGGTCTTCCAGTGGGGCTGGGGAGGCGCGCTCATCGGGCTGGAGGCGACGGTTCCGATCGTGTCGTTCATCCCGATGTTCCTCTTCGCCATCCTGTTCGGCCTGTCGATGGACTACGAGGTGTTCCTTCTCTCGCGGGTGCGCGAGGAGTACGTGCGCACCGGCGACAACGGCACGGCGATCGTGGAGGGCGTCGCGGGCACCGCCCGGATCATCACGTCGGCCGCGCTCATCATGGTGGCGGTCTTCCTGTCCTTCGCCGTCGCCGAGGACCCCTCCGCCAAGATGTTCGGGCTCGGCCTGGCCACCGCGATCCTCATCGACGCGACGGTCGTCCGCATGGTGCTGGTACCGGCGACCATGACCCTCCTCGGCCGGGCCAACTGGTGGCTGCCGGGGTGGCTGGACCGGTTGCTTCCCCGAGGCCCGGTCGGCACGGGCACCGGCACCGCCGACGACAAAGGACCGCTGCCGGTCGCGCTCGAGCCCGGCGG
This sequence is a window from Streptomyces sp. HUAS YS2. Protein-coding genes within it:
- a CDS encoding MMPL family transporter; protein product: MLSKALLRLGASAARHPWRVIATWLVAATLAVLAAVAFGGRNADSMTAPGLDSQRAAELIERAGTGQEGMTAQVVVTPVDGATFFDDDGARTALTRLQTEVKRLPHVLGTSDPAGALDAGGDTAVRGGLVSADGRIAVVRVQYPDQSRLSAEDLDALVDLGDRLRAELPLRIEMGGSLFYAFSDPNGGVSELIGLLAAAAILFLAFGSLVAAALPIGMAVFGLTVGVATMTVLAGVTDVPTFAPILGSMVGLGVGIDYALFVLARHREYLARGLDPHEAAGRAVATAGRPVVFAGGTVVVSILGLAVANVPFMTVGGVAVSIVVLTMVLASVTLLPAFLGAAGPRLGRAGRIGRALRAGRSGRLGRRRDTGAGAVSAAGWRRWIGHVGRHPVLYAVGAAALLLTATLPVLGLRVGLPDDGSLPQSRTERRAYDLVAEGFGPGTNGPLVIAADPAGDPGVLNRLVATVAADPGIASVAPARIDRTTGVATLVVFPTTSPQDKATTDTISRLRTEVLPAAIGHGPARAHVGGAAASLSDVGRRTSDRLPLFVAAVLALSFLLLMLVFRSVVVPLKAVLLNLLSIGAAYGVMVAVFQWGWGGALIGLEATVPIVSFIPMFLFAILFGLSMDYEVFLLSRVREEYVRTGDNGTAIVEGVAGTARIITSAALIMVAVFLSFAVAEDPSAKMFGLGLATAILIDATVVRMVLVPATMTLLGRANWWLPGWLDRLLPRGPVGTGTGTADDKGPLPVALEPGGQVR